One Solanum pennellii chromosome 9, SPENNV200 DNA segment encodes these proteins:
- the LOC107030616 gene encoding heat stress transcription factor A-6b-like, with protein sequence MDPNFGVPIKEEFPRSNEPTMWIPQPMEGLHENGPPPFLTKTYEFVDDQNTNSVVSWSIGNNSFIVWDPQTFAMNLLPRYFKHSNFSSFVRQLNTYGFRKVNPDHWEFAHEGFLRGQRHLLKTIRRRKTSNFHPGQGSNQGIDSYIELGKLEIDGQIDRLRREKKDLMMELVELKQHQQTTKSHIKSMEEKLKRTEAKQQQMMNFLAKAMQNPRFLEQMMQQKERRKELEEEIRNKRRRQIDHHQGPSNIVGELDHSFNISDGNFNIKMEPHEYYYGEMNGFDNLELETSLGMSMQGGPSENTINFEDKSIDHEGFWEGLLNESIEDEINLLEGENEEDHVDVLAHQLGFLGSTPK encoded by the exons ATGGATCCTAATTTTGGTGTCCCAATAAAAGAAGAGTTCCCTAGATCTAATGAACCTACTATGTGGATTCCTCAACCAATGGAGGGGCTTCATGAGAATGGACCTCCACCATTTCTTACAAAGACTTATGAATTTGTGGATGATCAAAACACCAATAGTGTTGTTTCTTGGAGTATAGGTAATAATAGTTTCATTGTTTGGGATCCTCAAACTTTTGCCATGAATCTTCTTCCAAGGTACTTCAAGCATAGCAATTTCTCAAGCTTTGTCAGACAGCTCAATACTTAT GGATTTAGGAAGGTTAATCCAGACCATTGGGAGTTTGCTCATGAAGGTTTCTTGAGAGGGCAAAGGCATCTCTTGAAAACAATTAGGAGGAGAAAAACAAGTAATTTCCATCCTGGACAAGGTTCAAATCAAGGTATAGACTCTTATATTGAATTGGGAAAGCTTGAGATAGATGGACAAATTGATCGATTAAGGCGCGAGAAGAAAGATTTGATGATGGAATTGGTGGAGCTTAAACAACATCAACAGACTACAAAATCACACATCAaatcaatggaagaaaagcTTAAGAGGACAGAAGCAAAGCAACAACAAATGATGAATTTCTTGGCTAAAGCAATGCAAAATCCAAGGTTTTTGGAGCAAATGATGCAACAAAAGGAGAGAAGGAAGgaacttgaagaagaaattAGGAATAAGAGAAGGAGACAAATTGATCATCATCAAGGTCCTAGTAACATTGTTGGAGAATTAGACCATAGTTTTAATATTAGTGATggaaattttaatataaagatGGAACctcatgaatattattatggTGAAATGAATGGATTTGATAATCTTGAATTGGAGACATCACTTGGTATGAGCATGCAAGGAGGACCAAGTGAGAACACAATCAATTTTGAAGATAAATCTATTGATCATGAAGGATTTTGGGAGGGTTTGTtgaatgaaagtattgaagatGAGATCAATTTACTAGAAGGAGAAAATGAGGAAGATCATGTGGATGTTTTGGCTCATCAGCTTGGATTTTTGGGTTCTACACCAAAGTAA